In the Caenorhabditis elegans chromosome X genome, one interval contains:
- the ucr-2.1 gene encoding Peptidase_M16 domain-containing protein (Confirmed by transcript evidence) — MLSRPSGTVAKTEFQLRRNVLPALKRFVSAAAKSAGVQEKTTVLENGLRVSSVELNGATSSIVLAFRAGSRYQPANKQGLTHLIRNSVGRDAPNFPGLALVWNTAQNGGNLTAVSNRDVLAIEVNVVRDQSAVVLSLLGQLGNNAFKPWDVEDVKHDTLPADATYLTGTTIAFEQLHQAAFRNGGLGLSNYSVNNVSAKDLSAFAKERLVAGEAVLVGVNVDHDTLVQAGSTQFPLAQNQPAKATPAKYFGGEARKDGRGNRSYVAIAGEGSAITSVKDVAVQAVVAQILLNAAQKVTSEAISVNVNYQDSGLVGVQFAACNTQITQVTKSIASAIKSAKADGLDNAKNTAAVQVLSDAQHASEVALEKATQVLAGVEVSPREFADAIRAVTAQDVTQALSRVNGKLSLAAYGSTSLVPYLDEL, encoded by the exons ATGCTGTCGCGCCCATCTGGAACTGTTGCG aaaactgaatttcaattGAGAAGAAATGTTCTGCCTGCCTTG aagcgCTTCGTCTCGGCTGCAGCCAAATCTGCTGGAGTTCAAGAGAAGACAACTGTCTTGGAAAATGGTCTCCGCGTATCAAGCGTTGAACTAAACG gaGCCACTTCTTCAATTGTTTTGGCATTCCGCGCCGGAAGCCGTTACCAACCAGCCAACAAGCAAGGACTTACCCACCTTATCCGTAACAGTGTTGGCCGCGATGCTCCAAACTTCCCAGGGTTGGCGCTTGTCTGGAATACAGCTCAGAATGGAGGAAACTTG ACCGCAGTCTCCAACCGTGATGTGCTCGCTATTGAAGTCAACGTCGTTCGTGACCAATCCGCAGTGGTCCTCTCACTTCTCGGACAGCTCGGAAATAATGCTTTCAAGCCATGGGATGTTGAAGATGTTAAGCACGACACTCTTCCAGCTGACGCCACATACCTCACCGGAACCACCATCGCTTTCGAGCAACTTCACCAGGCTGCCTTCAGAAATGGAGGACTCGGACTTTCGAACTACAGCGTCAACAACGTCTCTGCCAAGGACTTGTCTGCTTTTGCT aaggaACGACTCGTTGCCGGTGAAGCTGTTCTGGTCGGTGTCAACGTCGATCATGACACTCTGGTCCAGGCCGGAAGCACACAATTCCCACTGGCCCAGAACCAGCCCGCCAAGGCTACCCCAGctaaatattttggaggaGAAGCCCGCaa ggATGGTCGTGGAAATCGCTCATACGTTGCCATTGCCGGAGAAGGATCCGCCATCACATCTGTCAAGGATGTTGCTGTCCAAGCCGTAGTCGCCCAGATTCTTCTGAACGCCGCTCAAAAAGTCACATCAGAGGCTATTTCCGTAAATGTCAACTACCAGGATTCCGGACTCGTCGGAGTTCAATTCGCTGCCTGCAACACACAGATTACTCAAGTCACCAAGTCTATTGCCTCTGCCATCAAGTCTGCAAAAGCCGATGGTCTTGACAACGCCAAGAACACGGCGGCCGTTCAA GTTCTTTCCGACGCTCAACACGCATCTGAAGTCGCATTGGAGAAGGCAACTCAAGTGCTTGCCGGAGTAGAGGTGTCTCCACGCGAATTCGCCGACGCTATCCGCGCAGTCACTGCCCAAGACGTCACCCAG gcCTTGTCCCGTGTCAATGGAAAACTCTCGTTGGCTGCATATGGAAGCACATCACTCGTCCCATATCTCGACGAGCTATAA
- the ucr-2.1 gene encoding Peptidase_M16 domain-containing protein (Confirmed by transcript evidence), producing the protein MLSRPSGTVAKRFVSAAAKSAGVQEKTTVLENGLRVSSVELNGATSSIVLAFRAGSRYQPANKQGLTHLIRNSVGRDAPNFPGLALVWNTAQNGGNLTAVSNRDVLAIEVNVVRDQSAVVLSLLGQLGNNAFKPWDVEDVKHDTLPADATYLTGTTIAFEQLHQAAFRNGGLGLSNYSVNNVSAKDLSAFAKERLVAGEAVLVGVNVDHDTLVQAGSTQFPLAQNQPAKATPAKYFGGEARKDGRGNRSYVAIAGEGSAITSVKDVAVQAVVAQILLNAAQKVTSEAISVNVNYQDSGLVGVQFAACNTQITQVTKSIASAIKSAKADGLDNAKNTAAVQVLSDAQHASEVALEKATQVLAGVEVSPREFADAIRAVTAQDVTQALSRVNGKLSLAAYGSTSLVPYLDEL; encoded by the exons ATGCTGTCGCGCCCATCTGGAACTGTTGCG aagcgCTTCGTCTCGGCTGCAGCCAAATCTGCTGGAGTTCAAGAGAAGACAACTGTCTTGGAAAATGGTCTCCGCGTATCAAGCGTTGAACTAAACG gaGCCACTTCTTCAATTGTTTTGGCATTCCGCGCCGGAAGCCGTTACCAACCAGCCAACAAGCAAGGACTTACCCACCTTATCCGTAACAGTGTTGGCCGCGATGCTCCAAACTTCCCAGGGTTGGCGCTTGTCTGGAATACAGCTCAGAATGGAGGAAACTTG ACCGCAGTCTCCAACCGTGATGTGCTCGCTATTGAAGTCAACGTCGTTCGTGACCAATCCGCAGTGGTCCTCTCACTTCTCGGACAGCTCGGAAATAATGCTTTCAAGCCATGGGATGTTGAAGATGTTAAGCACGACACTCTTCCAGCTGACGCCACATACCTCACCGGAACCACCATCGCTTTCGAGCAACTTCACCAGGCTGCCTTCAGAAATGGAGGACTCGGACTTTCGAACTACAGCGTCAACAACGTCTCTGCCAAGGACTTGTCTGCTTTTGCT aaggaACGACTCGTTGCCGGTGAAGCTGTTCTGGTCGGTGTCAACGTCGATCATGACACTCTGGTCCAGGCCGGAAGCACACAATTCCCACTGGCCCAGAACCAGCCCGCCAAGGCTACCCCAGctaaatattttggaggaGAAGCCCGCaa ggATGGTCGTGGAAATCGCTCATACGTTGCCATTGCCGGAGAAGGATCCGCCATCACATCTGTCAAGGATGTTGCTGTCCAAGCCGTAGTCGCCCAGATTCTTCTGAACGCCGCTCAAAAAGTCACATCAGAGGCTATTTCCGTAAATGTCAACTACCAGGATTCCGGACTCGTCGGAGTTCAATTCGCTGCCTGCAACACACAGATTACTCAAGTCACCAAGTCTATTGCCTCTGCCATCAAGTCTGCAAAAGCCGATGGTCTTGACAACGCCAAGAACACGGCGGCCGTTCAA GTTCTTTCCGACGCTCAACACGCATCTGAAGTCGCATTGGAGAAGGCAACTCAAGTGCTTGCCGGAGTAGAGGTGTCTCCACGCGAATTCGCCGACGCTATCCGCGCAGTCACTGCCCAAGACGTCACCCAG gcCTTGTCCCGTGTCAATGGAAAACTCTCGTTGGCTGCATATGGAAGCACATCACTCGTCCCATATCTCGACGAGCTATAA